A genomic stretch from Carbonactinospora thermoautotrophica includes:
- a CDS encoding tetratricopeptide repeat protein, whose amino-acid sequence MGIDRQPNTALRAVRIARNESQREFAEAVMAKAREMGLNLACDEKRVGRWERGEVSWPTPAYRRVLKALTGKDAAELGFRYQPREERDAEPGNHGQADALAGEGYAGRVGAGVVTPAPHVPTVETRPPINGDPGGHETVEILVMTPEGGLQIMSIPRRTLLAAAVATPFLPAMPAHAAGPVPSMDTVDYLRELLPRLASLDQSLGARLVLGTAREQVALAEELQRHARGELRAELLRLAGRYAEFVGWLYQDSGDLPSAWAWCSRAHDYAVEADDPVLAAFVIARKAFVSLYQQDSARVVALAQRARQQAPELPPRLVAYTWQQEACGYALDGDLSGAERAMEQAHRAVEAAEDHDSDAARDVAGFCTTGSLTVWQAWCYRELNRPDQAVNLYEHVVNAWPGHRRRGQGRLLSSMAVTYAEAGEPEQAAATAREALPIVAGTRSALAREELRRLQTALAPYDVEPVRELMPALASVR is encoded by the coding sequence ATGGGCATCGACCGTCAGCCGAATACGGCATTACGCGCCGTGCGGATAGCGCGGAACGAGTCGCAACGGGAGTTCGCCGAAGCCGTCATGGCGAAAGCCCGGGAGATGGGCCTCAACCTGGCCTGTGACGAGAAGCGGGTCGGCCGGTGGGAACGCGGCGAGGTCAGCTGGCCGACCCCGGCGTACCGGCGTGTCCTCAAGGCGCTCACCGGCAAGGACGCGGCCGAGCTGGGGTTCCGTTACCAGCCGCGGGAGGAGCGCGACGCCGAGCCGGGCAACCACGGGCAGGCCGACGCCCTCGCTGGCGAGGGGTACGCCGGAAGGGTAGGCGCGGGGGTGGTGACGCCGGCACCTCACGTGCCTACCGTGGAAACGCGCCCGCCGATCAATGGCGACCCCGGGGGGCACGAAACCGTCGAGATCCTGGTCATGACCCCGGAGGGAGGCCTTCAGATCATGAGCATCCCACGCCGGACCTTACTCGCCGCCGCCGTGGCCACACCGTTCCTACCGGCCATGCCGGCCCACGCCGCCGGGCCGGTCCCCAGCATGGACACGGTCGACTACCTGCGCGAGCTGCTGCCGCGCCTGGCCAGCCTGGACCAATCGCTCGGCGCGCGGCTCGTCCTCGGCACCGCGCGGGAACAGGTCGCCCTCGCCGAGGAGTTGCAACGGCACGCCCGCGGCGAGCTGCGCGCCGAACTGTTGCGCCTCGCCGGCCGCTACGCGGAATTCGTCGGCTGGCTGTATCAGGACTCCGGTGACCTGCCGTCCGCGTGGGCCTGGTGCAGCAGGGCGCACGACTACGCGGTCGAAGCCGACGACCCGGTGCTGGCCGCTTTCGTGATCGCTCGGAAGGCGTTTGTCTCCCTGTACCAGCAAGACAGTGCCCGCGTGGTCGCGCTGGCCCAGCGGGCACGCCAGCAGGCTCCCGAACTGCCGCCGCGCCTGGTTGCCTACACGTGGCAGCAAGAGGCATGCGGGTACGCGCTCGACGGTGACCTCTCCGGGGCCGAACGGGCGATGGAGCAAGCCCACCGCGCGGTCGAGGCGGCCGAGGACCACGACTCCGACGCGGCCCGCGATGTCGCCGGGTTCTGCACCACGGGGTCGCTGACGGTATGGCAGGCATGGTGCTACCGCGAGCTGAACCGACCGGACCAAGCAGTCAACCTTTACGAGCATGTCGTGAACGCATGGCCGGGGCACCGGCGACGGGGCCAAGGCCGTCTGCTGTCGTCCATGGCCGTCACGTACGCCGAGGCCGGCGAGCCGGAGCAGGCCGCGGCGACCGCGCGGGAAGCGCTGCCGATCGTGGCCGGCACCCGGTCGGCGCTGGCTCGTGAGGAGCTGCGCCGGCTCCAGACCGCGCTCGCGCCGTACGACGTCGAGCCGGTGCGCGAGCTCATGCCGGCGCTCGCGTCGGTCAGGTAG
- a CDS encoding cold-shock protein: MAQGTVKWFNAEKGYGFIAQDNGGPDVFVHFSAIVGDGYRTLEDNQRVEFEITQGAKGPQADRVRAL, from the coding sequence ATGGCCCAGGGCACGGTCAAGTGGTTCAACGCCGAGAAGGGCTACGGCTTCATCGCGCAGGACAACGGCGGCCCAGACGTGTTCGTGCACTTCAGCGCGATCGTCGGCGACGGCTACCGCACGCTGGAAGACAACCAGCGTGTCGAGTTCGAGATCACGCAGGGTGCGAAGGGCCCGCAGGCCGACCGCGTGCGCGCCCTCTGA
- a CDS encoding SPFH domain-containing protein, with protein sequence MKKPTMVALAALAVGAVSLLTGCSSVSTEIDQVALHYTGGPFQDKHYADFVPPGVSGRLDGPGDKHYVYPYGQRTYTFAKTNAEAPPLSIVSRDNVTLTVTGQVLFTLNTKPEVLRQFHERIGMKYKAWEPEGWRRMLADYVLIHVDRALDGTAQRYGWKAIYNDPAVRNAFEKDAAAEAVKRVREATGGEYFCSPTYTGTGPCGDLVITIQKPEPPAKLVEALAAEQAAILQNEAQKKINQKVATEMESIRQLVAVLGPNGAVLWKAIQDGKITVVPVPQGGSVQVSPR encoded by the coding sequence GTGAAGAAACCGACCATGGTCGCCCTGGCCGCCCTGGCCGTCGGCGCGGTCTCGCTCCTCACCGGCTGTTCCAGCGTCAGCACCGAGATCGACCAGGTCGCCCTGCACTACACGGGCGGTCCCTTCCAGGACAAGCACTACGCCGACTTCGTGCCCCCGGGCGTCTCCGGTCGCCTCGACGGCCCCGGCGACAAGCACTACGTCTACCCCTACGGGCAGCGCACCTACACCTTCGCCAAGACCAACGCGGAGGCTCCACCGCTGTCGATCGTTTCCCGCGACAACGTCACCCTCACCGTCACCGGCCAGGTGCTGTTCACCCTCAACACCAAGCCCGAGGTGCTTCGCCAGTTCCACGAGCGCATCGGCATGAAGTACAAGGCGTGGGAACCCGAAGGCTGGCGGCGGATGCTCGCCGACTACGTGCTGATCCACGTCGACCGCGCCCTGGACGGCACCGCGCAGCGCTACGGCTGGAAGGCCATCTACAACGACCCCGCGGTCCGGAACGCGTTCGAGAAGGACGCCGCCGCCGAGGCCGTCAAGCGGGTCCGCGAGGCCACGGGCGGGGAGTACTTCTGCTCCCCCACCTACACCGGCACCGGCCCGTGCGGCGACCTGGTGATCACCATCCAGAAGCCCGAGCCCCCGGCCAAGCTCGTCGAGGCGCTCGCCGCCGAGCAGGCCGCCATCCTGCAGAACGAGGCACAGAAGAAGATCAACCAGAAGGTCGCCACCGAGATGGAGTCCATCCGCCAACTGGTGGCGGTGCTCGGCCCCAACGGCGCCGTGCTCTGGAAGGCCATCCAGGACGGGAAGATCACCGTCGTCCCCGTTCCGCAGGGCGGCAGCGTCCAGGTCTCGCCGCGGTAG
- a CDS encoding ADP-ribosylglycohydrolase family protein codes for METQPVDPGRLPVAGALYGSAFGDALAGPTEFMSVDLITARYGPDGPADLPGDPAQVTDDTQMALAVGEALLAACADGPGGFTPELFEQELRKTFVDWLYSPDNNRAPGNTCMRACRGLAEGYPWHRATIIESKGCGANMRVAPIALVPGLDGVQRSGAAQLQAGLTHGHPTGLAAAELTALAVCFLAVGCEPGELVPQLREYGRSQRRVYHHAWLGELWRRAGAASPEDFIEAGWVECDQALARVEDALAHADRSQDPCLATGQGWIAEEALATGLYCFLLYPDDPVAALRRAAVTSGDSDSIACLTGAFAGARHGLAAWPADWARRIEYRDRIQRLADAWEGWL; via the coding sequence ATGGAGACCCAGCCCGTGGATCCGGGGCGGCTCCCGGTGGCCGGGGCGCTGTACGGCAGCGCCTTCGGGGACGCGCTGGCCGGGCCGACCGAGTTCATGTCGGTCGACCTCATCACGGCGAGGTACGGCCCGGACGGCCCGGCGGACCTGCCGGGCGACCCCGCCCAGGTGACCGACGACACCCAGATGGCGCTCGCCGTGGGGGAGGCGCTGCTGGCCGCGTGCGCGGACGGGCCGGGCGGGTTCACCCCCGAGCTGTTCGAGCAGGAGCTGCGCAAGACGTTCGTCGACTGGTTGTACAGCCCGGACAACAACCGCGCGCCCGGCAACACCTGCATGCGCGCCTGCCGGGGATTGGCAGAGGGGTACCCCTGGCATCGCGCCACGATCATCGAGTCCAAGGGGTGCGGCGCTAACATGCGGGTCGCCCCGATCGCGCTCGTCCCGGGGCTCGACGGGGTGCAGCGGTCCGGCGCCGCGCAGCTGCAGGCCGGCCTGACCCACGGGCACCCAACCGGGTTGGCCGCGGCCGAACTGACCGCGCTCGCCGTGTGTTTCCTGGCCGTGGGGTGCGAGCCGGGCGAGCTGGTGCCCCAGTTGCGCGAGTACGGGCGCAGCCAGCGCCGGGTGTACCACCACGCGTGGCTGGGCGAGCTGTGGCGCCGGGCGGGCGCGGCCAGCCCGGAGGACTTCATCGAGGCCGGCTGGGTCGAGTGCGACCAGGCGCTGGCCCGCGTGGAGGACGCGCTCGCCCACGCCGACCGGTCGCAGGACCCGTGCCTGGCCACCGGTCAGGGCTGGATCGCGGAGGAGGCGCTGGCGACCGGCCTGTACTGCTTCCTGCTGTATCCGGACGACCCGGTCGCCGCGCTCCGGCGGGCGGCGGTGACCAGCGGCGACTCCGACTCGATCGCCTGCCTGACCGGGGCGTTCGCCGGCGCCCGCCACGGGCTTGCGGCCTGGCCGGCCGACTGGGCCCGGCGGATCGAGTACCGCGACCGCATCCAGCGCCTGGCCGACGCCTGGGAGGGCTGGCTGTAG
- a CDS encoding NAD-dependent malic enzyme yields MATVPSVSYSITVRLEAPARGHAVSQLTQAVEHAGGVVTALDVTASGHERLRIDVTCAATSSVHAQELVQALASVEGVTIGKVSDRTFLLHLGGKIEMQTKVPIRNRDDLSMIYTPGVARVCLAIVENPDDARRLTIKRNAIAVVTDGSAVLGLGNVGPKAALPVMEGKAALFKRFAGIDAWPICLDTQDVDEIVRAVQLIAPGFAGVNLEDISAPRCFEVERRLRGLLDIPVFHDDQHGTAIVVLAALRNALKVVDKKLEDVRIVMSGAGAAGTAVLQLLLAAGARDVVVADADGVIYRGRPGLSEQLRWVAEHTNMVGYRGDLRGALDGADVFIGVSAPNILTGADVARMNDGAVVFALANPEPEVDPAEASEHAEVVATGRSDYPNQINNVLAFPGVFRGLLDAQSQEVTTPMLLAAARALAGVVGDEELNANYIIPSVFHPDVHTAVAHAVREAALGR; encoded by the coding sequence ATGGCCACGGTGCCGAGCGTCTCGTACTCGATCACGGTCCGGCTGGAGGCGCCGGCTCGCGGTCATGCGGTCAGCCAGCTCACCCAGGCGGTGGAGCACGCCGGAGGCGTGGTGACCGCGCTGGACGTGACAGCCTCCGGACACGAGCGCCTGCGGATCGACGTGACCTGCGCGGCCACGTCGAGCGTGCACGCCCAAGAGCTGGTTCAGGCGCTGGCCTCGGTCGAGGGTGTGACGATCGGCAAGGTTTCTGACCGGACGTTCCTGTTGCACCTCGGTGGCAAGATCGAGATGCAGACCAAGGTGCCGATCCGCAACCGCGACGACCTGTCGATGATCTACACCCCCGGCGTGGCCCGGGTCTGCCTGGCGATCGTGGAGAACCCGGACGACGCCCGTCGCCTGACCATCAAGCGCAACGCCATCGCGGTGGTGACCGACGGGTCCGCCGTGCTCGGGCTGGGCAACGTCGGGCCGAAGGCTGCGCTGCCGGTCATGGAGGGCAAGGCGGCGCTGTTCAAACGGTTCGCCGGCATCGACGCGTGGCCGATCTGTTTGGACACCCAGGACGTGGACGAGATCGTCCGGGCCGTGCAACTGATCGCCCCGGGGTTCGCCGGTGTCAACCTGGAGGACATCTCGGCGCCGCGCTGCTTCGAGGTCGAGCGGCGGCTGCGTGGGCTGCTCGACATCCCGGTCTTCCACGACGACCAGCACGGCACTGCGATCGTGGTGCTGGCCGCGTTGCGCAACGCCCTCAAGGTGGTCGACAAGAAGCTGGAGGACGTCCGGATCGTCATGTCCGGCGCGGGCGCGGCGGGCACCGCCGTGCTCCAGCTCCTGCTCGCCGCGGGCGCCCGGGACGTGGTCGTCGCCGACGCGGACGGCGTGATCTACCGGGGCCGCCCGGGACTCAGCGAGCAGTTGCGCTGGGTCGCCGAGCACACCAACATGGTCGGGTACCGGGGCGATCTGCGCGGCGCGCTGGACGGCGCGGACGTGTTCATCGGGGTGTCCGCGCCGAACATCCTCACCGGCGCTGACGTCGCGCGGATGAACGACGGCGCGGTCGTGTTCGCGCTGGCCAACCCTGAGCCGGAGGTGGACCCGGCCGAGGCGTCCGAGCACGCGGAGGTGGTCGCCACCGGACGTTCGGACTACCCGAACCAGATCAACAACGTGCTCGCCTTCCCCGGGGTGTTCCGCGGCCTGCTCGACGCGCAGAGCCAGGAGGTCACCACCCCGATGCTGCTCGCCGCCGCCCGGGCGTTGGCCGGCGTGGTCGGCGACGAGGAGCTGAACGCCAACTACATCATCCCGAGCGTGTTCCACCCGGATGTGCACACCGCGGTGGCGCACGCGGTGCGCGAGGCCGCGCTCGGCCGCTGA